The region TATCTTTATGCCTCACCTTTTCAATCATTGGCTTttaaaaaacctccatttttCTAATTCAAATATCTTCTCTTTTGTATATGTTTATCTTATACGGTTTTTGCActttcataaaaaatatatatttcacttAACATCTGTGTTCATATTAGGTCTCCCCTAATATGACTACAGATAAAATATATATgatataagtggaggagtggcctagtgcttagagcacaccggtcttacaatccagaggtggccagttcaaatcccgctgctgctccctgtgatcttgggcaagtcactttactactactaccctccattgcctcaggtacagaaaaatatccagtgtacctgaatgtaactcaccttgagctactactgaaaaaggtgtgagcaaaatctaaataaataaatatacaaagagAAGATATTTGAATTAAAACaatggaagttaaaaaaaaacccagtgatTGAAAAGGTGAGGCATAAAGATATATAACACCTTTTGTATTTCTGAGGCATTTTGCCTCCTTGTTTACTGTTGTATGACAAAAAAAAGTCTTACATTGTATTAGTGAATTAATATTGTTTGTTATAGTTGAGTAGCTTCACTGTTTTTGTTGGGAGGTGTTTTTACAAAAACATGTCTAATGTTTCTCAgatctcacactaacactatttgcttctgtctcacctagaatgtaaaccacactgaaccctggaaaggggatattagagtTTGAAATTACACAGCagttgttgcttcagtcttaacctaggaggaaagagagacagatctctttgctgaggctcagtgaattatatgtcctaaccttcccaggtactatttagacagtatacagatgtttagttagtgttataattgatccatatttcagttacctgttattgtttgctgattgcacattttgttgttcattgttccagtatgacaataaacctgtttagtttgttgactctgctgtctgtactgataaagaatcctggtgatttgtgtgttgggtctgtgagtgctttctgggaactgtgagacctCTGGGAGTGTAGCTCttgtaacctagaaatcattggggataatttgagaacgggagactcgcccagaggcagttgtgacccagtcagtgggaggaggctgctagtgtagagcacaagcagcaggtgcaggcggacctgagctgtgctagggatagaccctctaagtggctgcagggaaccccaggcaagtggctaggcatttcgtgagaACTCCCCATTCCAATTCTTCTCCAGAAAGTAACCCTTTAAATGTGGTAAAAGTCCCTGTGCTGTTCTGCTAGATGCACACAAGGTGGGTAATTTTCAGACTGCCCAATTTTGAAAGGTAAAACACTTTAACTGTGGAAATACCTTTCAATATTGCCCTTTGGGGGTAATTATTTAATTGTgtgcatggttaaaaagtataTGCATACTTTTTCTCTGTCTAAGATTTTTAAAGCAAAAGAATGCATATATACCTCTACTTTGAAAATTAATCCTGAAAAACCTTACAAGAAGCACGTTTTCTCAGTTCAATTACAAGCATACacttgaattttcaaaagtatgaatGTCAGTACAAATcccaccctacccccaccctCAGGAACACCTTGTCCAGCCATGAGTAAACTGTGTGCACACAGGCTGTATGCAGATAAATACAAACCCACCCTACCCCCTCCCTCGAGAACACATCCAGCCATGAGTACACACACAGGCTGTATGCAGATAAATACAAATCCCACCCTACCCCCTTCCCTTAGGAACATCTCTTCCTGCCATGAATAAATTACGCACACACAGGCTGTATGCAGATAAATACAAATcctaccctacccccaccctTGGGAACACCTCATCTAGCCATGAGTAAACTGGGCACACAGAAATACACAAGGTTACCTGCAAACTAGAGAATGGCatgggggacaaagtttgtccctgtcttgtccccatgggttctgtctctgtccccgcgggctctgtctccatccccaatGTTACCCCGCAGACCCTGTTTCCATCCTTGCAGCttttgtccccgccccatccctgcaggctctgtcctcatctgaagaagcctcaaacacttatgattttatatttaaatctttttattaaagtataaaaaggagcaatatgctgtgcaactgttgtgtatgaTAGATAACAGATAACAAATAGATAACAATAATAACGAGCAGCTATAAcaaccctcctccccaccaccaccctctacccttccaaccctaacCACAGCTAACTTCTACAaaaccccaaggaatcctaatccaccctgttaaaatgtccaggggtacaaaatacaacccattttgTATGCCCTATTggaggagaaatatgccctatgaagcattgttacgatttttaaattctgtggatgaataactcatcaacaatctcaggattgtgTATATCACTCTGCTTTATCTGCAGATTTACCCTTGAAAATTACTCATTCACCACATTTCCCTGCCGAGAACAGGATAATCTGCCTTCTTTTCTAATATCTGGATGAGTTTCTGCTCTCTTCCAGCAAGCCTTCGTTATGATtttagagcaaaaaaaaaaaaaaaaaacccattccaAGCCATCGTAGCTCTAATATGTATGAGCACCACAGCTTTCACGCACATGTTTAAGGGCGACCGGGTCATCTGTATAAGCCACCCTATTCCCCTGGGTGAGCTATCGCAGGGTCTGGTTCACAGCTGGCAAGGCCTTGGGGGATGGGTCTTTCCCACACTAGGGACACCACAAAGGTGCTGGGAAAGGCCCGAAAAAAGGGTTGGTCGTTCTGCCCGATTAGACAGGTTATATCTGAAATTGCCTGGGCAGGAATTATCCACCAAACAGGGGCAATTCCTCCCATGCATCAGGAAGGAAATTGCGGGGCCATATAAAAGTGCATCGCCTCCGAGGACCAGGATCCTTCCTGATCCTCAGAGGTGGCTTGCTTACCCAGCTCACCCTCCCTTAGTGTCTCCCAAATGTTCCTTGTTGAGATAATGTTGTTGTTTCTATTTgaactagctgttgagcccgtaaaaacaggctagtaaaggaagggggggtttgaaaggcccccccccccggataggtcaaTGACGCCCCTTCCCCCCGGggtcgccgccacccccccccccccccccggagtcccctccgccacccctccacccgggccgggtacgtggcttcactattcaaaccgccggaacgcagcacacagctcatgtGAGCTgcctgccatcggccttccttcttctctgtgtgtgttccgccctcgtgtgatgtaacgtcggcgagggcgggacacaggcaggtaaggaaggccaacggcagctcagatgagctgtgtgctgcgttccggcggtttgaatagtgaagccaggtggccgggtggagggtgggtggcagcggtgactccgggtggggggggggagcggtagcggcaaccctgggggggggagcggtggtgacggcggttccctcactcacaggtgcgcaggttccctctctgtcacgcccccatcacgcgggggcaggacagagagggtctctactgcgcatttgcgagtgagtacgcctcttgccatttatatgtttgattcttgtcacagtgtttgtgtgtggggagggaggggggtaccCGAGTTAGAGTCTTCTCAAAAGGAGGTCCTTTTGATTAGGGCcttaatattcagcaggaggtgAATGTTGGTCCCAAGTTCTGAAGTAGAGGCATGGAAATCCATACCCCTACTTTAAGTCTAGCTGCTGTGGCAGAGAATTTGTTTACATACTTTTCCTGTTCTTGCATTATGACTCCTAGCTACTAACGGCAGGTACTTCCGTTTCATTGCTTTAAATAAATAAGGTGGACTTGTTTTTTGTTAGCTCGGGTTAAGAAATGTTCACCAATAAACAAAGCTGCGGCCTGCTTTTATTCCAAACAAAGTTTTGTCCGGGtttatttaagggcccttttactaaagagttgccaCACAGCAATGGGCTTGCCGTACGGCAACCCGGAACTtgtcaagactcttgaggcttgtTAACTTGAGACCTCAATaccttggagtataaccttggcacaccaatcacctgaagtctctattatttttatgaagtctcttttattgaataaatcacagataatttactcacagtcagatgttcagaagtgctgccccagggcacagagactccacaGTTCTGggagctgtttcagtggttggaggtgagaTCTGAAGAGAAGTAGCTTATTgcaggtgagaaatagttgagtagatagaagtggttcaaagctgggtgactggaatgtgtgaTATCTcgttagggaggagatattttcaaggtaaaaaaaacaggttcgttacagggagtttcagcaggacagagctgtctggagtaAGATGGTGCATactccatgtctctggctagatggtggaatgcctcatggctgaaggcacaaagaggtgttgaggcttcacacaggctcaggaaggaggagatagagaccaatgagggcagagcctgccatcgggtagcaagggatggctctcgattggagggaaatgtcatacctggctgacctcccaggacagagagagcgagaatgaccaggaaatgatagcaggatagcaggaagacaaaagagccaagcttggcagagagagagagaggaggtctgggcagcctcacaaccagtggtaacagttcttacacagccaagtaagtgtggttgcactgcctgtgaactacattacccacagtgcattgctcatgtatctttgcagtgagaaactgcagcaatgatagtccttagaactgagaactgagaataacagtaaatgcattacacacattttaggatcacgttataaactagtgtgaGGCTGGCAGAGGACAGAACAGAACTACCGCTTGCCCAATGCGGCCGCTGGCGGTAGCTGCGCCTcgagcgcgtgccatttctggcattaTGGAAAATGATTCCATCATTTCTAGCACGGTgccaacccagcggtaattgggcagtgccgcatgctgcctggctacagtgggagcccttaccaccacctcagtgggtggcagtaaagtgCTGCCCTCCATGTGGCCACatagtaagaataatcttaccgcatggccatgtcttttttaggagctttttacccgctgtggtaaaaagggccctggcatgcagcaaAAACAACCCCtgtcgctagcgcagggcccttttttaccacagcttggtaaaaggaccccttagtgtcttCAATGATTCATATTAATTGCTATTGTGTTATCTAATTATGCATCTGTGAGGAAAGGAGGGTCAATTGTCTCATATCTCTCCCGCCCATTAATGTAcatgacttgacttttctctacAATGTCTCAGAACAACAAAACAGAACCTTTGATGAGTGTCCTGGAGAAAATACCTACACCTACCATCACAACCAGATGTCATATGTATATTACCTCATCCCAACAAGACATCAAAACCCCAAGAATGTACGTACTCACCTGATCTCTGAGAAGAGTGTTGAGACTGGGGTTCATCAAAGTCACTGTGGCCACAAATGGAGTCTGGAAGCATAgagtccctcctcctcctctgctcctgCAGCTCTTCTTCCCTTTGCAAAGCTTCTTCGATCTCCTTTTCAATCAAAGATGATCTGTGGGGCTTCAAGGGCTTCAACCTGAAGTTTTCATCTTGAAAAAAGATGTTTTCTTGCTGGTTTCCCTTTAGAGGAGTATCTTGACTGTCAACCTCCTTCACTCTCAGCCTGGGCCTCCAGGGCTGTAGCTTGAAGTATTTCTTATACACAATGAATGTCCCTTGCTCTTTTTCCTTTCCAAAACCACTTGGCCTCTTCTCTTCATTCATGATAGACTTGCTCCCCAGGCCCAGGCTGGAGTAGTCATTTTGCAAAATGTTTTCTTGTTCATTTGTAGGCCGAGAAACTGTTGGCTGTTCCTGTTCAGGAATTACAGAAAATCTGGGCATTGAAGGTCCCAGGTAAAAGTGATCTTTCTGTATAAAAAAAGTTTCTTCAGACCTTGAGGCAGGTGTTCCTCCAGCTTCTCTGGTGCTAAGAGGCTGTGATGCCAAGAAGTACTCTGAAGATCCTCTGCTGGGCATAACAGATGTTTCATAAGAGGAAGGCTCAGCTGTGGCACTAGTAGAAAAAGATTGATAGGGCTCTAATCTTGAACCTAAGTTTCTGCTTTCTGCTGTATTATAGCTTGGTTTCACATCTTCTTTGAGGTTTAAACTTCCTTCCCACTCAGGTTCTTCAAAGGCTGTTTTATTTGGCCGGATTGTTTTAAATGGGAAGACTGGAATATCATCTTTCTGTTCAAAGATCTTCCTGCGCTCTCCGAGCTCTTGAACCATCCCCTTGTCATACGTGCCAGTGACGTTCCCTTCATTTTTTAAGTCAGCTTCTCTTTTGGTTTCCTTTTCAATTTCCCTCTGAAGGAAAATGTCACCCCGCCATTTGTCCCTTGTcttccaggagggagaggagggatttgtcagtGATAAGAGAGGTCTCTTTGGAATTTCCATCAACTCATCAGGATTAGCCGATTTCAGGATCCCCCTCTCTCTCCGtagctcttcctctctttccagaGCTAAACGTATTTCTCTTTGTATTGGGGTCTCATTTAGAACCAGTTGCTCTCCAGTAGAGTGCAGATCCTGAGTGGAACCAAACAGTTCATGGGATGTACTGCCATCACTAGCATAACCAGTACTGCACTCAAGAGGCATCTCGTCCAGACCGGAGTCCAGATCTTCCCTGGAAGTAGTGATGAGACAGTGTTCTTTGAGGCTACTGGCTCTACCTCCAGACTCTGCCATTGTTTTGGTGCTGTTCGGCAGGCCATACACCTCATCTCCTCTAGAAGCCACCTTGGTCAGGGTATTGTAAGTATCAGCCACTCCATGGCAGTATGTATTGGAACTATCCTGGGCAATAGAAGAGTGTTCGTAAGGATTGGGCCAATTTCTTTCAGGAGAATTTCTTGTCAGTGTTACCACTCTTGAATTTCTGAGTTGTGGCTTTGGGCTGAACTGAACATTTTGATTCTCCATTTCCAACTTTATAAATTGCTCACGAGCAGCAGCAAAATTAATTTGCTCTGTGTCGATATTTTCTGAGCTTATGGGAGTGTCTGTCTTCTGTGAGGAGGGGTTATCGAAGCAGAGTGCAAAGCTAGGAGAATAGCCATCCTCTAACCTTTTAGGGGAGCTGGTGCTTCCGGAATCCAGGTCCTCCATGGAGTGCCACCTTTCCGCTATGGTGCATCTTTTCTTCACTATTTGCTTTTTGATGatgtcctttctttcctcctcaagCTCTCTCATTTTTTCAGGTGAGGAGTCTATCTTGACCCCTTTACTCGCCATCTCATGGTCTGGCTCAGAGAAGAGTTTAGAGGGGTTTTTTCCTTCTGTATATGCCCATATGCCATATGAGTGTTCCTGCTTCAGCAGCTCTAGTTTGGTTTCTCTATCTGGGGATTGCATCCACACATCTGGCTTCTCTGCAAAGGAATCAGTCATTTCAGCTGTGTTGGACATTACTTTCTTCTCGTCTAGAACTGACATAGTCTCTGAGTTGGAAAGAATATTCTTGTCAGGGCTGCAGGAGGAGGCTACTTTTACGGCAATGTAAGAATTTACAGGGCTGATCCCATTTTCTGTTTCCTCATTCCTCTGCTTGGAGACTTTGTTAATCCAGTATGGGTCCTCCTCAGCTTCTCTGGAGCTCGGTTGCACAGAATAGTAACTCCCATCCTGTGGGGTGGTATGGTGGGGGATATTGAAGATCAGGTTTCTGGTGACTCTGTCCATTGCTTCTACTTCATTCACTTGTTCTGCAATTTTATGAAGCACCTGGATCTCTCTGTTAAGGGCTGGATTGATTCCTGTTTCCTGGTTAATTTGAAGATTTTCTTCAACTTCAAGTGTTGTGCTATCAAGAGGAGAAAGTAATGTTAGATGGAAAACACccagtgttttaatttttctgctaCTGTTCTCACATCTCAGATTTCTAGCAATTAAACAAAAGTCAAGGTAAAAAGGTGAAATGCTGAGAACAATTTTCAGAGCTATTTGCTTGGGTAAACAGTGATCTAATTCAACAAGCTATCACCattagccatgctaaaaagtgcatGTGAGATTCAGTTGAAAGTGGATTTTGCTAGAGGTGTACATAGGTCGAGGGAATGCACAGAATGGAATTTTCAGATCAGTACATGTGCATTTCTCCCCATTTTCACTGTCCACAGAAGTGGAAGCTGCATCAGCCATGAGTATGTTTTGATTAAAGGGAAACTACTGCTCCAGGCACTTAAGCATCCTGTAGGATCTTCTCCTGCTCTGTGGCAGACACATTAACCCCCAATGGATCTTTTTATTGGTGAAACCTATTGCATGGGAAAGTTCTAGCAGGCTGCAGTAAaagtgcatgggaaaaacctgTACAAGGGTGCATTAAGGCCAgcttctaccacagcttagtaaaaaggacccctaagcttttTAGACCCAGTATATGGAACCAAATACCTCACGAATCCTGAATGGAGAGTGGTTACTTGATATTTAGAATGAAAATTTAAACTTGTCTTTTTGctcattatttttattaattgaaaAATGTGTTAGATGACCTGAATTTTATTCAAAGCTGCCAAATCACcctgttccaggagggagatttaggCCAGGCCTGGTCTTCTGACAGCCTCATCCATTGCATTTTGGGACCCTCAACACTGATTTCAGTgaatagaatcagggactacaaatcccacactgctttgagatATAAGTGCAaaacctcctggaactgggtaactattTAATTTTGGCTGGTTCTAAATGTGGTATTCTAGAAGAGTGGTCACATCTTCATTTGATTTCACTTCTCAGACAGATGCTGTTCATTTGTTTGTGTACTTAGGGGAATTAAAAAGAGTTTCTTGTAATTATGGAAGTCAATTTAACTTGTTTAAGCTTTCTGTAATTCACTTTGATTTATCCATAATGAATTAAGCAAAACATCAAAAATAATATGTGTCAAGAGAAATAAACATTGACCAGTAGGGTGAAGGTGGTGGTTTTCTTACTGGACCTGATGATGGGTAGGTAAGCCTCTAAAACCAGTGTTAAGTTAGTATAATAAAAGGTCTTACTAATACCTTTTTCTTTAGCCCTTGTGTCTGCATCTGTAAGTTGGCTAACACAGTCAGCACACTATTatactcaggcccagatgcactaaactttaacgaccctttaacaaccTGTTAACGAAGAATTTTtgaaccgtggcatgcattaacggccattttccgacactgtagcagaaaacgaaaacagaatgcagatgatcaaattgtgtagaaaccccatagaaacgagatgcatcaaagttttccGACTACCCTAACGCAGGAAAAGTGCAGGAAAGCTAACGACAGGTCTGTATCTGTCGATAGGGCTATCCGACTAAAAACTtcaatgtaaaaaacaaaaaaaaaagcgaggGGGCGAAAACGCGTGTCAGGGGTGTCTTTTATTGACGcctgaggtcgctgctgctccccgctccccctgcatcactataaaagcgaaaaagaaaaaaaaaaggttcatgagggggcaaaggcgctcgtcaggagcgtcctttatggacggccttgccccccccccccgcccgtggtcgccgctgctgctccctgtTTCCTCcgccagcattaaataaaaaaaaaacaaaagtcaaaGCTTTAAGAGCCCtggaccccctcccttcctgtctctcaactctttctttcTGCACACAGCtacgcctcccgccatcctccgcccccgtgcccccccccgccgcccccctgagATCGTTGCCGCCgcacccccctccaccgggccccccccccgcattaccgGGTCCATGCAGCGCCTGTCACCTCTGTAAGAAACCTACGTCaaacgggggcgggcccaggtcagggaagacgaaggagagagacgtcctgaagactgcaacgatctgatggtcttcttgcccgtgcagcgccttcatacagaggtgagaggcgctgcacgggcccggtaatgcggggggggggccggtggaggggggagcggcggcaacgaTCTCAGGGGGGgcacgggggcggggcacgggggcggaggatggcgggaggtggagctgtgtgcagaaagaaagagttgagagacaggaagggaggggagccggggctcttaaagctttgatttttgttttctttatttaatgcTAGCGGAGGAAgcgggagcagcagcggcgaccacgggcgtgggggggcaaggccgtccatacaggacgctcctgatgagcgcatttgccccctcccgatccacgtgtttgtgttttggttttttgacgtttgtggcatgcgcagagcagccgcaTAACgctgggctgctctgcgcatgctttaggagccgattaccgatggggattacaccagtttgatgcattgttctttacaataccgcaccgaacatgtgcgacttttttttttggagcattgttcgttttttttaattcggtaatggcttttacgtttttgctttttttacgtttggttgatgcatctgggcctcagtgtcGGAGACAATCCAGTGTGTGTTGAGTAATTTGTACCTTGTGTCCAAGGCTGCCTGCCATGgcaatgtacaaaaaaaaatttcagagacAAGGACTTGGCAGGCATTACAGATACCTACTAACCTTTACACTGCCAAATGGTCATAAACTCTTTCTCTAAAGCAATAAATCTGAGTTGGGAGGTTAAAGTCAATAATCTGTGATCTACAGGAAATGCAGAAAGAATGTGCTTTACAGTCTACTGGGAACGGTAATGGCCACCACTTGCCCGCCCTTTTCAGAACTGCTCTCTGATTGCATCCACTCAGCTTTCAGATATGGAGAAACTGAAAGGAGGGGAGATTTTAATTAGCACACGATTGAAGAGGTATGCCGCACAGAATACACAACAGTTCTCAAAGGTTTTCTTTAGGAATTCCTTTTCCTCTTTGCCTGCTGGGTCCTGAAAAGCCTTGTTAATTCAGATTTGATTTCAAATGTAATTCTTCTCCTTTCCATTCAGTAATTGCTTAACCGACTTTCACACAGGCAACAGTGTAGTGtagaacaataaaaaataaaccagTATAATAAAACAACAAAGGGTAGAAAGCATATAATCAGCAAAAAGaacacagcacagcacatggtgcctccctccacccccagcaaAAGCCAGTCCATCTGAGTGCGAGGTtatggtctacaaaatcttgagtagtGTAgaagagtagaagtaaatctttttttttttttttttttactcgtttcaaaagtacaaagactaggggacactcgaggaagttatatggaaatacttttaaaataaacaggaggaaatatttttttcactcaacgaataagctctgaactctttgctggaggaggtggtaactgcagttagcgtatctggatttaaaaaaggtttgggcaaattcctggaggaaaagtccatagtctgctattgagacagacatgggaagcaactgtttgccctgggatttgtagtatggaatgttgctactttttgagattctgcatggaatactctttaggattccagaatcttgctgttctttggtgttctacgtggaatgttgcaactgtttgagattctgcatggaatcttgtcacgctttaggattccagaatctttctattCCTTGGGGTtctaatgttgccatgatttgggtttctgccaggtacttgtgacctggcttggccactgttggaaaacaggatactgggctagatggagcattggtctgacccagtatggctactcttatgttcttatctcagGTATAGTCGATTTTGCTGCTCTGCCTTCAGCTTCTTTTCCAattcaaactttttaaaattaaatttagaAACTATAACAAGACATAATTAACAACAGAACATGGGCAGATGTTACAGAACAAAGGCATAcattaagggggaaattctatatatggcactgaatgtTAGGAGCTACTTtcgcactgaggggtccttttagcaaACTGACATAAAAAGGGCCCTATGGTagaggcaggggccattttttccatgtgccagggccctttttcctgcagtgggtaaaaaaagccccccccccccaaaatggccatgcggtaagattactcttaccgagTGGCCAAGCAGCGGAGAGCAGTGCTGCCCGATTTCCACCGGGTTAGTGCCCCGGTAAAAATTCCACTATTTTTCATTTACTACTAACCCACTGTTGCCTGTGtgaaatggcacacactcaagGTGGAACTACCATCGGTGGCCGCGTTGGGCTGGCAGCGGTTCcaggttgccacacggcaacTCTTTAGTTAAAGGACACCTGAAATTTCAGTGCAAAAAAAGCCTTCTAACAGATGGAAGGCACCAAAATGGAAGCTAGTAATTGCAAGGAGGAGCAGTTTTTCAAATTTTCTAGATTGATGGAGCTCTTTGTTTTTTCTAGTATGTATTAGCTGTAACCAGTTAAAGTAGTAGGAAGATTGAACTGATGGGTTAATTCTTCAAATGTGAGAAAAGTTGGGTTGTTTtataatttgttttattatttatatattttaattatttatagtcTGCCTACAACCTAGGCCGATTACAAAAGAACATGCACagtcaaatatattttaaaatgccaTACACACTGGTTCCTTGCTACCTCAGCTGTAATATTTGATTCCTGACTTTCTTTTCAagctcaaaaaaactttttttgttccTGCATTAAGGAACGGAGGAATTCTGACTTCAACGCATCAAGCAACTATTTTGTAGAACAGTAAGGATACATTCCTATTCTACAAGAAAGAAATTTGATTGCTGCATTTAGAgctcatctactactacttaacatttctagagcgctacaagggttacgcagtgctgtacaaattaacgaataaggacggtccctgctcagaagagcttacaatctaaaagtatattttgactcctgatgcagacgctgtgtgtcaaaacacagcccgtgtcgggtccacaCTGGAATATCAATTTTTATAATAAACAGAACTgtgtcccatttttgaaggctcctggtgctttttgcTATGCTTTGTTATCTGTATATCAGcccaggtggtatatcaaaaatttTGATAAACAACTTCTTGCTGCTGCCAAGCTGCATCTACCAAAACATCTGAACATAAAAAGttaaaagggttaaaaaaaattgtCATTGCCTGCACAGATAaatgagttttaaaaagtttcttAAATTGCTCACTTTGTCATGCTGGATTGATCTACTTTAAAttttgggtttatttatttattaggatttatttaccacctttttgaaggaattcact is a window of Microcaecilia unicolor chromosome 11, aMicUni1.1, whole genome shotgun sequence DNA encoding:
- the MISP gene encoding mitotic interactor and substrate of PLK1 isoform X2, with translation MATTTLEVEENLQINQETGINPALNREIQVLHKIAEQVNEVEAMDRVTRNLIFNIPHHTTPQDGSYYSVQPSSREAEEDPYWINKVSKQRNEETENGISPVNSYIAVKVASSCSPDKNILSNSETMSVLDEKKVMSNTAEMTDSFAEKPDVWMQSPDRETKLELLKQEHSYGIWAYTEGKNPSKLFSEPDHEMASKGVKIDSSPEKMRELEEERKDIIKKQIVKKRCTIAERWHSMEDLDSGSTSSPKRLEDGYSPSFALCFDNPSSQKTDTPISSENIDTEQINFAAAREQFIKLEMENQNVQFSPKPQLRNSRVVTLTRNSPERNWPNPYEHSSIAQDSSNTYCHGVADTYNTLTKVASRGDEVYGLPNSTKTMAESGGRASSLKEHCLITTSREDLDSGLDEMPLECSTGYASDGSTSHELFGSTQDLHSTGEQLVLNETPIQREIRLALEREEELRRERGILKSANPDELMEIPKRPLLSLTNPSSPSWKTRDKWRGDIFLQREIEKETKREADLKNEGNVTGTYDKGMVQELGERRKIFEQKDDIPVFPFKTIRPNKTAFEEPEWEGSLNLKEDVKPSYNTAESRNLGSRLEPYQSFSTSATAEPSSYETSVMPSRGSSEYFLASQPLSTREAGGTPASRSEETFFIQKDHFYLGPSMPRFSVIPEQEQPTVSRPTNEQENILQNDYSSLGLGSKSIMNEEKRPSGFGKEKEQGTFIVYKKYFKLQPWRPRLRVKEVDSQDTPLKGNQQENIFFQDENFRLKPLKPHRSSLIEKEIEEALQREEELQEQRRRRDSMLPDSICGHSDFDEPQSQHSSQRSGGSGSYLVSQSPILPHPQLRGMASASSDSLLPSESSFQACMFKPSTYPDDSWGRTAATGPGSPQGTKEDQLHDPEDRAGKHSTEMCYAGIDPSDLVNTKIVESTRVNRHKSVMALRWEAGLYANKDI
- the MISP gene encoding mitotic interactor and substrate of PLK1 isoform X3: MDRVTRNLIFNIPHHTTPQDGSYYSVQPSSREAEEDPYWINKVSKQRNEETENGISPVNSYIAVKVASSCSPDKNILSNSETMSVLDEKKVMSNTAEMTDSFAEKPDVWMQSPDRETKLELLKQEHSYGIWAYTEGKNPSKLFSEPDHEMASKGVKIDSSPEKMRELEEERKDIIKKQIVKKRCTIAERWHSMEDLDSGSTSSPKRLEDGYSPSFALCFDNPSSQKTDTPISSENIDTEQINFAAAREQFIKLEMENQNVQFSPKPQLRNSRVVTLTRNSPERNWPNPYEHSSIAQDSSNTYCHGVADTYNTLTKVASRGDEVYGLPNSTKTMAESGGRASSLKEHCLITTSREDLDSGLDEMPLECSTGYASDGSTSHELFGSTQDLHSTGEQLVLNETPIQREIRLALEREEELRRERGILKSANPDELMEIPKRPLLSLTNPSSPSWKTRDKWRGDIFLQREIEKETKREADLKNEGNVTGTYDKGMVQELGERRKIFEQKDDIPVFPFKTIRPNKTAFEEPEWEGSLNLKEDVKPSYNTAESRNLGSRLEPYQSFSTSATAEPSSYETSVMPSRGSSEYFLASQPLSTREAGGTPASRSEETFFIQKDHFYLGPSMPRFSVIPEQEQPTVSRPTNEQENILQNDYSSLGLGSKSIMNEEKRPSGFGKEKEQGTFIVYKKYFKLQPWRPRLRVKEVDSQDTPLKGNQQENIFFQDENFRLKPLKPHRSSLIEKEIEEALQREEELQEQRRRRDSMLPDSICGHSDFDEPQSQHSSQRSGGSGSYLVSQSPILPHPQLRGMASASSDSLLPSESSFQACMFKPSTYPDDSWGRTAATGPGSPQGTKEDQLHDPEDRAGKHSTEMCYAGIDPSDLVNTKIVESTRVNRHKSVMALRWEAGLYANKDI